In Bos indicus x Bos taurus breed Angus x Brahman F1 hybrid chromosome 1, Bos_hybrid_MaternalHap_v2.0, whole genome shotgun sequence, a single window of DNA contains:
- the LOC113892301 gene encoding LOW QUALITY PROTEIN: mpv17-like protein 2 (The sequence of the model RefSeq protein was modified relative to this genomic sequence to represent the inferred CDS: substituted 1 base at 1 genomic stop codon): MTMPPGGWRWLRGLWAVGQPLFQGRALLVTNTLGCGVLMAAGDGARQTWEIHARPGQKFDPRRSVSMFAVGCSMGPFLHYWYLWLDRLFPASGFPGLPNVLKKVLIDXLVASPMLGVWYFLGLGCLEGQTLDKSCQELWDKFWEFYKADWCVWPAAQLVNFLFVPPQFRITYISGLTLGWDTYLSYLKYRIPGPLTPPGCVALGTIQTEPPDARQQGKTD; encoded by the coding sequence ATGACGATGCCGCCCGGCGGCTGGCGCTGGCTGCGCGGCCTTTGGGCTGTGGGTCAGCCCCTGTTCCAAGGCCGTGCGTTGCTCGTCACCAACACCCTGGGATGCGGCGTTCTCATGGCGGCTGGGGATGGGGCGCGCCAGACCTGGGAGATTCACGCCCGGCCCGGCCAGAAGTTCGACCCGCGGCGCTCAGTGAGCATGTTTGCAGTCGGCTGCAGCATGGGCCCCTTCCTGCACTATTGGTATCTCTGGCTGGACCGCCTGTTCCCTGCATCTGGCTTCCCTGGCCTCCCAAACGTCCTCAAGAAGGTCCTCATTGACTAACTGGTGGCCTCTCCTATGCTTGGCGTCTGGTACTTCTTGGGCCTTGGCTGCCTGGAGGGCCAGACCCTGGACAAGAGCTGTCAGGAGCTGTGGGACAAGTTCTGGGAATTCTACAAGGCTGACTGGTGTGTGTGGCCTGCTGCGCAGCTGGTGAATTTCCTCTTCGTGCCCCCCCAGTTCCGAATCACCTACATCAGCGGCCTGACGCTAGGGTGGGACACCTACCTCTCCTACCTGAAATACCGGATCCCAGGCCCTCTGACACCCCCaggctgtgtggccctgggcaccATACAGACTGAGCCCCCAGATGCCAGACAGCAAGGCAAGACTGACTGA